One Halobaculum roseum DNA window includes the following coding sequences:
- a CDS encoding DUF411 domain-containing protein: MTDLKRQHGIPSDLQSCHTLVLDEYVVEGHVPAEVIATMLEEEPAIDGIALPGMPAGSPGMGGTKSDTFTVYKLGGGKTGDVYTEI, translated from the coding sequence GTGACGGATCTCAAGCGCCAACACGGTATTCCATCGGATCTACAGAGCTGTCACACACTCGTCCTCGACGAGTACGTCGTCGAAGGACATGTTCCTGCCGAGGTTATCGCGACGATGCTCGAGGAAGAGCCGGCGATTGACGGCATCGCGTTGCCCGGGATGCCGGCTGGATCGCCGGGGATGGGCGGGACGAAGTCCGACACATTCACCGTCTACAAACTCGGCGGCGGAAAGACAGGTGACGTGTACACCGAGATCTGA
- a CDS encoding universal stress protein has product MNSPSHLEVREGADINLYNQILIPLYGADIRDSVVQYGLSLAETYDAALHVLYIQDEERTEVESDQVTKQEEWDAAAVIEPVVDQAHSLGLNVIPAVDSGHSPGVIREYAEENDIDLLVHQKPTQTRLARILRRDVSSHIIQNISLPVLTIPDMDPSDPVGELSTSQFTDILVPTDGYDEASVAFKHGLQIAKRYDATLHGLFIISEQSYSSRPGFTWEEVTDSWEQRGTRLLEDITEKAATLDVPVRTTLSFGQPQQEILKYTEVTDIDLVTMGTRGLTGIRRLLQGSVAAQVIEEADYPVLTINRRTAELKKHPYTFLRKTNQNRKSRLY; this is encoded by the coding sequence ATGAACTCCCCCAGCCATCTAGAAGTTCGAGAAGGTGCGGACATCAACCTGTACAACCAGATCCTCATTCCACTCTACGGAGCTGATATAAGGGACTCAGTGGTCCAATATGGCCTATCACTTGCAGAAACGTATGATGCGGCTCTCCACGTGTTATATATTCAAGATGAGGAACGCACGGAGGTGGAATCCGATCAAGTCACTAAACAAGAGGAATGGGACGCAGCAGCGGTAATTGAACCCGTGGTGGATCAGGCCCACTCGCTCGGACTCAATGTGATACCAGCAGTGGATAGTGGGCACTCTCCAGGTGTTATTCGGGAATACGCTGAGGAGAATGATATCGATTTGCTTGTCCACCAGAAACCTACACAGACTAGATTAGCACGAATTCTCCGGAGAGACGTCTCCAGCCACATCATTCAAAATATCTCTCTTCCTGTCTTGACGATACCTGATATGGATCCCTCTGATCCGGTAGGAGAGTTATCTACTAGTCAGTTCACAGATATTCTCGTGCCTACGGATGGATACGACGAGGCATCTGTGGCCTTCAAACATGGGCTACAAATTGCTAAACGGTATGATGCAACCCTACATGGACTTTTTATCATTTCCGAACAGTCCTATTCGAGTCGGCCTGGATTCACGTGGGAAGAGGTCACTGACTCTTGGGAACAGCGGGGAACTCGGCTCTTGGAGGACATTACGGAGAAGGCAGCGACCTTGGACGTTCCTGTCCGAACTACGTTGAGCTTTGGTCAACCTCAGCAGGAGATTCTCAAATACACTGAGGTGACTGACATCGACCTTGTTACAATGGGGACACGAGGATTGACTGGCATTCGTCGGCTATTACAGGGAAGCGTCGCAGCTCAAGTGATCGAGGAAGCAGATTACCCCGTTCTAACGATTAACCGAAGGACAGCTGAATTGAAAAAACACCCGTACACCTTTCTTCGAAAGACAAACCAGAATCGGAAGTCAAGGCTATATTGA
- a CDS encoding DoxX family protein, protein MSYWILLLRLTAGWWMLHAGLDKIWAWPFDASWFVGGAAQGTILAPFVTPFSDGILLAFVNVAVPLGQTAIGLGLILGVLTRTAAFFGAFMMLFFYFINGYGGGWANGMVTGELLGIMVFGTIVALGAGGVLAVDNRLREMELFENTRLRKLLG, encoded by the coding sequence GTGTCGTATTGGATCCTGCTGCTCCGGCTGACCGCCGGGTGGTGGATGCTCCACGCTGGCCTTGACAAAATCTGGGCGTGGCCCTTCGACGCCAGCTGGTTCGTCGGCGGAGCCGCTCAGGGCACGATTCTCGCCCCCTTCGTCACGCCGTTCAGCGACGGCATCCTGTTGGCGTTCGTCAACGTGGCGGTACCGCTTGGGCAAACCGCCATCGGTCTCGGGCTGATACTCGGTGTCCTCACGAGGACCGCCGCCTTCTTTGGTGCCTTCATGATGCTGTTCTTCTACTTCATCAACGGCTACGGTGGCGGCTGGGCCAACGGTATGGTCACGGGTGAACTCCTTGGGATCATGGTCTTCGGAACCATTGTGGCACTTGGAGCGGGCGGCGTCCTGGCAGTCGATAACCGCCTGCGTGAGATGGAACTGTTCGAGAACACGCGATTACGGAAACTCCTCGGGTGA
- a CDS encoding helix-turn-helix domain-containing protein, translating to MRELVFALEYEPGCNRVADALADHPDARVRSLSLHATAEQLWRVDHATGIPDALDAIEDAFLTSDYYADCLATEDCGATQTTRVLDRTDDTLVLYSDWERTPSCASVPHIARDHLGKSVLFETRHEGRHYTWRLIHSGEGDVAAFFDALEVAVGDCARMEMLRTADTTASVGGSDETQSGLSPEQEAALRAAVEHGYYESPREVDVGELAEHLDVPRSTLTYRLRRAEEHLAKQHVADERLPEDPPATR from the coding sequence ATGCGCGAACTCGTCTTCGCCCTCGAATACGAGCCGGGGTGTAACAGGGTGGCGGACGCCCTCGCTGACCACCCCGACGCCCGCGTCCGCTCGCTCTCGCTGCACGCCACTGCGGAGCAGCTCTGGCGAGTCGACCACGCGACCGGCATTCCGGACGCACTCGACGCCATCGAGGACGCCTTTCTCACCAGCGACTACTACGCCGACTGTCTGGCTACCGAGGACTGCGGCGCCACACAGACCACTCGCGTCCTCGACCGCACGGACGACACGCTCGTCCTGTACTCCGACTGGGAGCGCACCCCCTCCTGCGCGTCCGTCCCCCACATCGCCCGCGACCATCTCGGCAAGAGCGTGTTGTTCGAGACCCGTCACGAGGGCCGCCACTACACGTGGCGACTCATCCACTCCGGAGAGGGCGACGTGGCCGCGTTCTTCGACGCCCTCGAAGTCGCCGTCGGGGACTGCGCCCGGATGGAGATGCTCCGAACCGCGGACACGACTGCGTCGGTGGGGGGAAGCGACGAGACGCAAAGTGGTCTGTCGCCGGAGCAGGAGGCCGCACTCCGGGCAGCCGTCGAACACGGGTACTACGAGTCCCCACGCGAAGTCGACGTCGGCGAACTGGCCGAGCATCTCGACGTGCCGCGGTCGACGCTCACCTACCGACTCCGCCGGGCGGAGGAACACTTGGCGAAGCAGCACGTCGCCGACGAACGGTTGCCCGAAGATCCCCCGGCAACACGCTGA
- a CDS encoding heavy metal translocating P-type ATPase — MTENPDAAGETSGGGQRRELTARLVVPEMDCPSCAQKVDKSLQRVDGVVDATLQPTTGTANVTYDSDRISEADVVDAIEGAGYEVVRESDSDHDESEDAAGGADIAPPSEVWTSPRAKKTWLGAAFVTLGLLFEFLLTGQNVTVASVLEYPLHIADVLFLGAVAASGIPVVRSGYYSAKNRSLDIDLLMGTAIIAATGIGYFVEAATLAVLFSIAELLEDYAMDRARDSLRELMELSPDEATVVRDGEEVTVPADEVEVGETVVVRPGDKIPLDGTVVEGESAVDQSPITGESVPVDKTAGDEVYAGAINEEGYLEVEVTSTAGDSTLSRIIEMVQGAQAKKTDTEQFVDRFSGYYTPVVVVLAILTAAIPPLVIADPVSVDVAGYGFTFAGDWQTWFIRGLTLLVIACPCAFVISTPVSVVSGITSAAKNGVLIKGGNYLEAMGEVDAVALDKTGTLTKGELAVTDVVPVGDTTEDDLLRRAAGLERRSEHPIAAAILARADEAGVGNLPDPTGFESLTGKGIRGEIDGETYYAGKPALFEELGFDLARARRETDGGVVAEEAAESDDGAFAEDALAALEREGKTVVIVGTESELLGAIAIADEVRPASKRAVQRLQELGVERVVMLTGDNEGTARAIAEQVGVDEYRAELLPEEKVDAVEELQAEYGEVAMVGDGINDAPALATAEVGIAMGAAGTDTALETADIALMGDDVGKLPYLYELSHTANGVIRQNIWTSLGVKALLAVGVPIGLVSVAVAVVVGDMGMSLGVTGNAMRLSRIEPDRFSDT; from the coding sequence ATGACAGAGAATCCGGACGCAGCGGGGGAGACGAGCGGGGGCGGGCAGCGACGGGAGCTGACCGCCCGCCTCGTCGTCCCCGAGATGGACTGTCCGTCCTGCGCCCAGAAAGTCGACAAGAGCCTCCAGCGCGTCGACGGCGTCGTTGACGCCACGCTCCAGCCGACCACCGGTACGGCCAACGTCACGTACGACTCAGACCGCATCAGCGAGGCCGATGTGGTCGACGCAATCGAAGGCGCCGGCTACGAGGTCGTCAGAGAGTCGGATTCCGACCACGATGAGTCAGAGGATGCGGCCGGTGGCGCCGACATCGCGCCACCGTCGGAGGTCTGGACGAGTCCTCGCGCGAAGAAGACGTGGCTCGGCGCGGCGTTCGTCACGCTCGGCCTCCTCTTCGAGTTCCTCCTCACCGGGCAGAACGTCACGGTGGCGAGCGTCCTCGAGTACCCGCTCCACATCGCCGACGTCCTGTTCCTCGGCGCTGTCGCCGCCAGCGGCATCCCCGTCGTCCGCAGCGGGTACTACTCCGCGAAGAACCGAAGCCTCGACATCGACCTGCTGATGGGGACGGCGATCATCGCGGCGACCGGTATCGGCTACTTCGTCGAGGCGGCGACGCTGGCCGTCCTGTTCAGCATCGCCGAGCTGCTCGAGGATTACGCGATGGACAGGGCGCGGGACTCCCTGCGCGAGCTGATGGAACTCTCGCCCGACGAGGCCACCGTCGTGCGCGACGGCGAGGAAGTCACGGTGCCCGCCGACGAAGTGGAGGTGGGTGAGACCGTGGTCGTTCGCCCCGGTGACAAGATTCCGTTGGACGGCACGGTCGTCGAGGGCGAGAGCGCGGTCGACCAGTCGCCGATTACCGGCGAGAGCGTCCCCGTCGACAAGACCGCCGGCGACGAGGTGTACGCGGGCGCGATCAACGAGGAGGGCTACCTCGAAGTCGAAGTCACGTCGACGGCGGGCGACTCGACGCTCTCGCGCATCATCGAGATGGTGCAGGGCGCACAGGCGAAGAAGACCGACACCGAGCAGTTCGTCGACCGCTTCTCGGGCTACTACACGCCGGTCGTGGTCGTGTTGGCAATCCTGACCGCCGCCATTCCACCGTTGGTCATCGCCGACCCCGTCTCGGTGGACGTGGCCGGGTACGGGTTCACCTTCGCCGGCGACTGGCAGACGTGGTTCATCCGCGGACTCACCCTGCTGGTGATTGCCTGCCCGTGCGCGTTCGTCATCTCGACGCCCGTCTCCGTGGTGTCGGGGATCACCAGCGCCGCGAAGAACGGCGTGCTGATCAAGGGCGGCAACTACCTCGAAGCGATGGGCGAAGTCGATGCCGTCGCGCTCGACAAGACGGGGACGCTCACGAAGGGCGAACTCGCCGTCACCGACGTCGTCCCGGTCGGCGACACCACTGAGGACGATCTGCTCCGTCGCGCCGCCGGGCTGGAGCGGCGCAGTGAGCATCCCATCGCCGCAGCGATTCTCGCCCGTGCCGACGAGGCGGGCGTGGGCAACCTGCCCGACCCGACTGGCTTCGAGAGCCTCACCGGGAAGGGCATCCGCGGGGAGATCGACGGCGAGACGTACTACGCGGGCAAGCCCGCACTCTTCGAGGAGTTGGGCTTCGACCTCGCTCGGGCACGCCGCGAGACGGACGGCGGCGTCGTGGCGGAAGAGGCGGCCGAGTCCGACGACGGGGCGTTCGCCGAGGACGCGCTCGCCGCGCTGGAGCGGGAGGGCAAGACGGTCGTTATCGTCGGAACGGAGTCGGAGTTGCTGGGTGCCATCGCCATCGCCGACGAGGTGCGCCCGGCCTCGAAGCGGGCCGTCCAGCGCCTGCAGGAGCTTGGTGTCGAGCGCGTCGTGATGCTGACGGGCGACAACGAGGGCACCGCCCGCGCCATCGCCGAGCAGGTCGGCGTCGACGAGTACCGCGCCGAACTCTTGCCGGAGGAGAAGGTCGACGCCGTCGAGGAGTTGCAGGCGGAGTACGGCGAGGTGGCGATGGTCGGCGATGGCATCAACGACGCGCCCGCGCTCGCCACCGCGGAGGTCGGTATTGCGATGGGAGCCGCCGGCACCGACACCGCGCTCGAGACCGCCGACATCGCGCTGATGGGCGACGACGTCGGGAAGCTGCCGTACCTCTACGAACTGTCGCACACGGCCAACGGCGTCATCCGGCAGAACATCTGGACGAGCCTCGGCGTGAAGGCGCTGCTTGCCGTCGGCGTGCCGATTGGGCTCGTCAGCGTCGCCGTCGCTGTCGTCGTCGGCGACATGGGGATGAGTCTCGGCGTCACCGGGAACGCGATGCGGCTGTCACGGATCGAGCCCGACCGGTTCTCCGACACCTGA
- a CDS encoding winged helix-turn-helix transcriptional regulator, with translation MSGEDGSDAPLSAYLEAKGAVELLCEIEPNGSQFTRLVEESTVSRSTVSTRLREGEELGLYERREIEGRGTSHAYRLTEAGAKLRLYLDHTGLTERYRTIKALRRHFDEDVGELTEWARENEGEFDPPVEEDGLREQLREYSRLGE, from the coding sequence ATGAGTGGTGAAGACGGCTCGGACGCACCCCTGTCGGCCTACCTCGAGGCCAAGGGCGCGGTCGAACTGCTCTGTGAAATCGAACCAAACGGGAGCCAGTTCACACGGTTAGTGGAGGAATCGACGGTCAGCCGGTCGACGGTCTCGACCCGCCTGCGGGAGGGCGAGGAACTCGGACTGTACGAGCGCCGAGAAATCGAGGGGCGCGGCACCTCCCACGCATACCGCCTGACCGAGGCGGGCGCAAAGCTCCGCCTCTACCTCGACCACACAGGTCTCACGGAGCGGTACCGCACGATCAAAGCGTTACGCCGGCACTTCGACGAAGACGTCGGGGAGCTGACGGAGTGGGCACGAGAGAACGAGGGAGAGTTCGATCCTCCAGTCGAGGAAGACGGCCTCCGGGAACAGCTCCGGGAGTACAGCAGACTTGGAGAGTGA
- a CDS encoding NAD(P)/FAD-dependent oxidoreductase, protein MTRTSKIAVIGGGMAGLAAAAGFDDAGFVVELYERQSYDSKRVNCGEAMTAVSKIPLEPTVENGFLNPLPAMEVEVYDGIDADRHRTGAGTFPAADTYITDRNVVEQSWAEQLSEKGVDIHENQSITRTDFHEFTDEYDLVVDATGQPSLSSKALGTTNEYSGYMVALNSDVEGDFTELYPNSRIILENYTGYSWAFPKTSQRANVGIGWTVSDRPSDYMKALREACKRNGWPVPSQERTNVAIIPEGPSLDPDRTYLPEHSVVRVGDAAGIANRLTGKGISQAVESGFLAAELANSGQLHNFPDSLYQRMKTEYIFATVVRYFLETRNPKVLGAAIRAAAGIDIEDVDRSPSTVLLRLLRHPVLFARIFSRRRVLNRVYGGMTNQWELIN, encoded by the coding sequence ATGACACGAACGTCCAAAATTGCGGTAATAGGTGGAGGGATGGCCGGGCTTGCAGCAGCTGCTGGATTCGACGACGCTGGATTCGTCGTCGAACTATATGAGCGGCAGTCCTACGATAGCAAACGCGTTAATTGCGGAGAAGCGATGACAGCGGTATCGAAGATCCCACTCGAGCCGACTGTAGAGAACGGCTTTCTCAATCCGCTGCCAGCGATGGAAGTGGAGGTGTATGACGGAATCGACGCCGATCGCCACCGCACTGGAGCCGGCACCTTTCCTGCTGCGGATACATATATAACGGACCGAAATGTCGTTGAGCAGTCCTGGGCAGAACAACTCTCAGAGAAGGGTGTTGACATCCACGAAAACCAGTCTATCACACGGACAGATTTCCACGAGTTCACCGATGAGTATGATCTCGTCGTTGATGCAACCGGTCAGCCATCACTCTCTAGTAAAGCGCTCGGAACAACCAACGAGTATTCAGGATATATGGTAGCGCTTAACAGTGATGTCGAAGGGGACTTCACCGAGTTGTACCCGAACAGCCGGATAATTCTGGAGAACTATACAGGGTACTCGTGGGCATTCCCGAAGACATCGCAACGAGCCAACGTTGGTATCGGCTGGACGGTCAGTGACCGGCCTAGTGATTATATGAAGGCATTGAGGGAAGCCTGTAAGCGGAATGGGTGGCCAGTCCCGTCGCAGGAACGGACGAACGTCGCAATCATTCCCGAGGGACCAAGCCTTGATCCCGACAGAACCTATCTACCGGAGCATTCCGTCGTACGGGTGGGTGATGCTGCAGGTATCGCAAACCGACTCACCGGAAAGGGGATCTCACAGGCCGTTGAATCGGGATTCTTGGCCGCAGAGTTGGCTAACAGCGGCCAATTACACAATTTTCCTGACAGTTTATATCAGAGGATGAAAACGGAGTACATTTTCGCCACAGTTGTGAGATACTTTCTTGAAACTCGTAATCCCAAGGTTCTGGGAGCAGCAATTCGTGCCGCTGCCGGGATCGATATTGAAGACGTTGACCGGTCTCCGAGTACAGTTCTACTGCGTCTCCTCCGCCACCCTGTTTTGTTTGCCCGTATTTTCTCGAGACGACGAGTTTTAAACCGTGTCTATGGAGGAATGACTAACCAATGGGAGTTGATTAATTGA
- a CDS encoding DUF63 family protein, with protein sequence MSTVTRRVETVLPETGSREWWALYLLAPLVLLGGGILVFPTLVYDRFIWQYLWGPVVADAAGQPVTHEGVRAVQGYNAVNTVIYLAAVVYSLPGLRAYLDQLDVTFDARLAYGFAPIIIAGGAMRALEDLGLLGDYAVWFITPSIYIVVTAVTILALGVGALLRDQNIGSIPLTVGLVGSVWAVGAVWWAVWHGLSTSTPLRLWVPVATTGIALGVTALYYWGASFVNITHLRHPLILLAVFGQLWDAAQNLIGVTFLGYSPKLVVTNLVYQATGFSGSTFVLKLVVTVGIVWYLADAKEEMNHTWWWLMTFFIGAIGLPMGVRGSLRMLLGA encoded by the coding sequence GTGAGTACTGTCACCCGCCGCGTCGAGACTGTCCTTCCGGAGACCGGCTCACGCGAGTGGTGGGCGCTGTACCTGCTGGCCCCGCTCGTCCTTCTCGGTGGGGGCATCCTCGTGTTTCCGACGTTGGTCTACGACCGGTTCATCTGGCAGTATCTCTGGGGACCAGTCGTCGCCGATGCGGCCGGTCAGCCAGTCACGCACGAGGGGGTTCGTGCTGTCCAGGGCTACAACGCGGTGAACACGGTAATCTACCTCGCGGCAGTCGTATACAGCCTCCCCGGACTACGTGCGTATCTCGACCAACTCGACGTCACGTTCGACGCACGACTGGCCTACGGGTTCGCTCCGATCATCATCGCAGGTGGGGCGATGCGCGCCCTCGAGGATCTCGGGCTGCTCGGGGACTACGCGGTGTGGTTCATCACGCCATCGATTTACATCGTCGTCACCGCTGTCACCATCCTCGCGCTCGGTGTCGGTGCACTCTTGCGTGACCAAAATATCGGATCTATCCCGCTAACAGTCGGGCTCGTCGGGTCGGTGTGGGCTGTCGGGGCCGTCTGGTGGGCTGTTTGGCACGGCCTCTCGACATCGACCCCACTCCGCCTATGGGTTCCTGTCGCGACGACGGGGATAGCGCTCGGCGTAACCGCACTCTACTACTGGGGCGCGAGTTTCGTCAATATCACACACCTTCGACACCCGCTAATTCTGCTGGCCGTTTTCGGCCAGTTGTGGGACGCTGCGCAGAATCTCATCGGTGTGACGTTCCTCGGCTACTCCCCAAAGCTGGTCGTGACGAATCTCGTGTACCAGGCGACTGGATTCTCCGGATCGACGTTCGTGCTGAAACTCGTCGTGACTGTCGGCATCGTGTGGTATCTCGCCGATGCGAAAGAGGAGATGAATCACACGTGGTGGTGGCTTATGACGTTCTTCATCGGAGCGATCGGACTCCCGATGGGCGTTCGTGGGTCACTTCGGATGCTGTTGGGAGCTTAA
- a CDS encoding DUF7123 family protein yields the protein MSNISRHTVRRYLVETASSEPTYLRAREIASDLDGSPKAVAQYLSQLQDELTIVSLEQWGRSKSTTWRLEVNGS from the coding sequence ATGTCGAATATTTCCCGGCACACGGTTCGAAGGTACCTCGTCGAGACAGCCAGTAGCGAACCGACATACCTCCGGGCTCGCGAGATTGCCAGCGACCTCGACGGATCTCCCAAGGCAGTCGCGCAGTATCTCAGCCAGCTCCAGGACGAACTCACAATCGTTTCACTCGAACAGTGGGGGCGCTCGAAAAGCACGACGTGGCGATTGGAGGTGAACGGGTCGTGA